Sequence from the Streptomyces sp. R33 genome:
ACCGCGAACTCCGGCCGATCAGCGACGCGTACGTCCCCGAGGCGCTGGCCGTCAGCGGCCTCGACCGGGACCGGCTGGTGCGGGAGGGCGCCGAACCCGCGGCGGCCATGGCCGAGTTCCGCGCCTGGGTGCGCGAGGTCGCCGCGGAGACGGGGGCCCAGCCCGTGATGTGCGGCTACCCGGCCTCCTTCGACTGGACCTTCCTGTACTGGTACTTGATCCGGTTCGGCGGCGACAGCCCCTTCGGGCACTCCGGCTGCCTCGACATGAAGACCCTGTACGCGGCGAAGGCGCAGGTGCCGCTGCGCGCAGCCGTCAAGGGGCGGATGCCGAAGCAGCTGCTTTCCCGCCGCCGGCACACCCACCACGCGCTCGACGACGCGATCGAGCAGGCCGAGCTGATGAGCAACCTGATGCTCTGGACACCCCCGGCCCCCGGCGCCGCCGGCTGACTCCCCCGCCCGGGCGGGTGGGGAAAGACGGCCGGTGCGTACGCCACACCCGCAGTGGGTGGCGTACGCACCGCCGTAGTGGGCCGGCCCTCCGTAGGGTCAGTGCACCGCCACCGGTTCCGGAGCGGCAGCCGCGCCGCGCCGGGCGCCGAAGTGGTTGAAGGCCAGGTTGAGCGCGATGGCCACCACGCAGCCCGTGCTGATGCCCGAGTCCAGGACGACCAGCAGGTCCTTCGGGAACGCGTGGTAGAAGTCCGGTGCCGCGATCGGGATCAGGCCGATGCCCACCGAGGCGGCGACGATCAGGGCGTTCTCGCCCTTCTCCATGGCCGCGCCGGCCAGGGTCTGGATCCCGCTGGCCGCGACCGAGCCGAACAGCACGATGCCGGCGCCGCCGAGGACCGGCAGCGGGACCACGCCGATGACGGAGGCGGCGATCGGGCACAGGCCCAGCAGGATCAGGATGCCGCCGCCGGCGGCGACGACGAACCGGCTGCGCACCTTGGTCATCGCCACGAGCCCGATGTTCTGCGCGAAGGCGCTGCACATGAAGCCGTTGAACAGCGGGCTGAGCGCGCTGCCGAGGGTGTCGGCGCGCAGCCCGCCCTCGATGGTCTTCGCATCCGCCGGGCGGCCGACGATCTTGCCCAGCGCCAGGATGTCGGCGGTGGACTCGGTCATGCAGACGAGCATGACGATGCACATGGAGACGATGGCGGCGGCCTGGAACTGCGGGGCGCCGAAGTGGAACGGGGTCGGGAAGCCCACGAGGGAGGCGTTCCTGACGGCGTCGAAGCTGGTCATACCGAGCGGGAGGGCGATCAGCGTACCCGCGACCAGGCCGAGCAGGATGGAGATCTGCTGGAGGAAGCCGCGCAGGAACTTGCGCATCAGCAGCACGATCACGAGGGTGACGGCGGCCATGCCGATGTTCTTCATCGAGCCGTAGTCGGTGGCGGTGCGGTTGCCGCCCTGTGACCAGTTGAAGGCCACCGGCAGCAGGGACACGCCGATCAGGGTGATGACCGTGCCGGTGACGACCGGCGGGAAGAACCGGACGAGTTTCCCGAAGTACGGGGCGGCGAGGAACCCGACGAGCCCGGCGACGATGATCGCGCCGAAGATTATGGGGACGGCGTCCGCGCCCTCACCCTTGCCGATGGCGATCATCGGGGTCACACCGGCGAACGAGACGCCGTTGACGAAGGGGAGTTTGGCGCCGACCTTCCAGAAGCCGAGGGTCTGGAGGAGGGTGGCGAGGCCGGCGGTGAAGAGCGAGGCGCCCATCAGGAACGCGGTCTCGGTGGCGGAGAGTCCGACGGCAGGGCCGACGATCATGGGCGGGGCGACGACACCCGCGTACATGGCGGCCACGTGCTGGAGGCCGCTCGTGAACATTTTCAGCGGAGGCAGGGTCTCGTCGACCGGGTGCTTCTCCTCCGGTACTGCGACAGCATCTGTTCGAAACCTGGGCGTCTTGGCCACGGCTTCCTCCGGTCGGGTAACACGTCGGCAGGGACGTGGGTGTCTTGGAGGTGGTGCGAAAGCTGTGCGAGTCGATCTCGTGTTCAGTTGTGTGAAGGCATGCAGAAACGATTCGCCCGATTCGTTCCAGAAGCAGTGGCACGAGTCACCGCCCCCGGGGGCGCCCTCGGAAATCCTCGGGCGCTTCCCGGGAACGGCTGCCGCGGACCCCGCTCGGGTCCGCGACCGCCGGCCGGGGGCCGTCCCCCCCGGCCGGACTCCGTGGGGATCAGCCCTGCGCGGAGATCCGCGCGAGGCGCTGGGCCTCTTCCCGGGTCGACACCGCGATGGCGTCCTCGTCGGCGAAGAGCAGTCGGTTGTTCTCGACGATCTGCTTGCCGTTGACCAGGGAGAGGGTGACC
This genomic interval carries:
- a CDS encoding 3'-5' exonuclease, whose product is MPTRTVRPSLYISVDIEADGPIPGPYSMISFGAAVAGRQDGGSYTAADPEQHTFYRELRPISDAYVPEALAVSGLDRDRLVREGAEPAAAMAEFRAWVREVAAETGAQPVMCGYPASFDWTFLYWYLIRFGGDSPFGHSGCLDMKTLYAAKAQVPLRAAVKGRMPKQLLSRRRHTHHALDDAIEQAELMSNLMLWTPPAPGAAG
- a CDS encoding nucleobase:cation symporter-2 family protein yields the protein MAKTPRFRTDAVAVPEEKHPVDETLPPLKMFTSGLQHVAAMYAGVVAPPMIVGPAVGLSATETAFLMGASLFTAGLATLLQTLGFWKVGAKLPFVNGVSFAGVTPMIAIGKGEGADAVPIIFGAIIVAGLVGFLAAPYFGKLVRFFPPVVTGTVITLIGVSLLPVAFNWSQGGNRTATDYGSMKNIGMAAVTLVIVLLMRKFLRGFLQQISILLGLVAGTLIALPLGMTSFDAVRNASLVGFPTPFHFGAPQFQAAAIVSMCIVMLVCMTESTADILALGKIVGRPADAKTIEGGLRADTLGSALSPLFNGFMCSAFAQNIGLVAMTKVRSRFVVAAGGGILILLGLCPIAASVIGVVPLPVLGGAGIVLFGSVAASGIQTLAGAAMEKGENALIVAASVGIGLIPIAAPDFYHAFPKDLLVVLDSGISTGCVVAIALNLAFNHFGARRGAAAAPEPVAVH